The following are from one region of the Primulina huaijiensis isolate GDHJ02 unplaced genomic scaffold, ASM1229523v2 scaffold207338, whole genome shotgun sequence genome:
- the LOC140966607 gene encoding uncharacterized protein, producing MASKMVTNFRRSLSFHNHPSYNSAKPKKTLHARSASLPCRSHPIISQLRDKVDDLNDRATSESGLRTSGWLCDCLARMKMVHDLLDDLLQLPQTRESLRGGGQHADLMEKLLEDFLRFVEVYGMFQTLVLRLKEECSAAQIEVRRRDDSKIVVHSKNLNRIGKEISNLVCSFHSMGKLIMPAVSSHDEEAELIEVINDVIKVTIVISTTVFGVISNSYPFRKPPSIGLSFKKKVKTEEGIKELEEINLDNLLGLRKKTEEDVKNVSKKMHEMEDRIVEIEGSGERVFRSLINSRVSLLNILTQ from the coding sequence ATGGCATCAAAAATGGTGACCAATTTCCGCAGATCCCTCTCCTTTCATAACCACCCCTCATACAATTCGGCAAAACCCAAGAAAACCCTTCATGCCAGATCCGCCAGTCTGCCATGCCGATCACACCCGATAATTTCCCAGCTCCGTGACAAAGTCGATGACTTGAACGACCGGGCTACTTCAGAATCCGGATTAAGAACCTCTGGTTGGCTCTGCGACTGCTTGGCCCGGATGAAAATGGTCCACGATTTGCTCGACGATCTTTTACAACTCCCCCAGACTCGAGAATCCCTCCGAGGCGGCGGGCAACACGCCGACTTGATGGAGAAGCTGTTGGAAGACTTCCTCCGATTCGTCGAAGTTTACGGCATGTTCCAGACGCTGGTCCTGAGGTTAAAAGAGGAGTGTTCCGCAGCTCAAATCGAGGTGAGAAGAAGAGACGACAGCAAAATCGTTGTGCATTCCAAAAATCTGAACAGAATCGGTAAAGAAATCAGCAATCTTGTTTGTAGTTTTCATTCGATGGGAAAACTGATCATGCCAGCGGTGTCATCGCATGATGAAGAAGCAGAGCTTATCGAAGTCATAAACGATGTAATCAAAGTCACCATAGTAATTTCAACTACGGTTTTTGGCGTGATTTCGAACTCTTATCCCTTCCGAAAACCGCCTTCCATTGGGCTCAGCTTCAAGAAGAAAGTAAAGACTGAAGAGGGAATTAAAGAACTGGAAGAAATAAATTTAGACAATTTGTTGGGTTTAAGGAAGAAAACAGAGGAAGATGTGAAAAATGTGAGCAAGAAAATGCATGAAATGGAAGATCGTATAGTAGAGATTGAAGGGTCGGGCGAGAGGGTTTTCAGGAGTTTGATCAATTCTAGGGTTTCATTACTCAATATTCTAACACAAtag